A region of the Planctomycetota bacterium genome:
GCATAGGCCCGAACCGCCGGATGTTCCTTCTTTCCGCCTTCGGCCTGGTTGAGCATCTTTCCCAGCAGCGCGATGGCCGAGGCATCCTTGAGGTTGCCGAGCGCCAGCGCCGCGCAGCATCTGACTTCGTGGTCATCTTCCCGGTCAGCCAGGATGTCTTTGAGTGTCTTGGTTGAGTCGGAGTTATTGACCGGCAGGTAGCCGATGGTCAGGGCGGCGTAACAGCGCCTCAAAGCTATCTCTTTTTTCTTATCCAGCAGGACCTTGCGGGCCAGTTCGCCGGCCGAGGCGTCGCCGCTAAAACCCAGGGCTAGGAGCATATTGTTGCGGACGAATAAGCGAGTCTCGGATTCCTCGGACTTCTTGAGCAGTTCCATGGCTTTCTGGCTGCCGGCTGAGGGATCCATGGCGTCCTTGACCTTGCCGAGCGAGATGGCGGCCCGGAAAGCGACAAAGGTGTTCTTATTTGACATGCCTTCGACCAGGGCATTAATAAGTTCGTCATAAAGCGGGTGGATGGTTACTGATTTTGACCCCTGGCCATCATCGACAATATTTGCCCATTCCACCGGTTCCCGGAAAGAGATGAATTTATCGCGGTTGTTGCTCCACCAGACCTCCCAGGGTTCTACCACGCCGACGAATGAGGTGGATTGGAACCGGATACTCTGGAAAAGCGGTTGGAGACCGATACCCGGGGCCGGGCGGGTGGCGCTGGGTGGGGCGGCAGACGTAGCGCCTCTGGAGCCGGAGCCGGGCGTTGGCAGCGGGCTATCCGGCGTTGCTGGCTGGCTGGGCGGCGGCGGAGGCGGTGGTGTTGCAGGTGTTGGCGCTGGTGCCGGTGTAGCCGGCGGTTGCGGTGTAGCCGGCGTAGTTGGTTGAGCAGGCGGCTGGCTTGGTGTCCCAGGTGTTTTATCAGGTGGCGGTGTCTCTTTGGGCGCTTCAGACGGTGGCGATTCACGCGGCGCTTCACCCGGAGCCGGAGGCGCCTCTCTTGGCGCCGGAGGCGGGGGCGGCACGCCTCTTCTGGGACAACAGCTGTTAAGATAGTTTGTATCCGGGGCCAATATAAATATGCCGCTTAATAAAAGTAGCGCTCCAATTAAACTTTTGGTCTGTTTCATAACGCTCCTTTCCCGGATAAGGTTATCACCAGACCGGTATTGGCAGGAGATGTTTCATTATTTCCAATTCATTTGAGATGTCAATATTGTCGGCGGTCACTTTATCAATCGGGTTAACCGGATGCTTGTCCATCAGGAAGCCGATGCCGGTTATTGCCGCTTTGCGCACTTCCGGGTTGTTATCCTTATAGGCCTCGACAAATGCCTTGGCGGTGGCCTTATTTCCAATCAAGCCCAGGGTATGAAGCGCATAGGTGCGCAGGGTAGCATCCTTTGAGCCGATGTGCTTCAGCAATTCTTCCGTCATCTTTTCCCGTGAAGTCAATTTCATCAGGGCAATGACCAGATTGGTATAGGCAGTGATGCTAAGGCTCTTATCGGCTTTTGACCACATCTTTTGCAGTATGTCCAGGGTTTGTTTTTCCAGGTCAGATAATTCTTTTATCCGGGCTGACTTTGAGCCGATTCCATCGCCTTCAACCACGATTTCCTCCTTTTTCTGTTCATTTAACATGGCCAGGGTCAGGAGCAGATAAGGTGTAAGAATAGTGTCGTTCTGCTGTTTTTCATCCTTGAGTATGTTGACTATTGTCGGGAGAGTTTCCGTATCCTTGAGCAAGCCCAGGGCGATAGCGGCTGCGCCGCGCAGTAACGCCCGTGATTTCTTATTATCGGCTAATATTTTCCTCAAGTCCGTTTTGGCTTTTTCATGGCCGGT
Encoded here:
- a CDS encoding HEAT repeat domain-containing protein codes for the protein MKQTKSLIGALLLLSGIFILAPDTNYLNSCCPRRGVPPPPPAPREAPPAPGEAPRESPPSEAPKETPPPDKTPGTPSQPPAQPTTPATPQPPATPAPAPTPATPPPPPPPSQPATPDSPLPTPGSGSRGATSAAPPSATRPAPGIGLQPLFQSIRFQSTSFVGVVEPWEVWWSNNRDKFISFREPVEWANIVDDGQGSKSVTIHPLYDELINALVEGMSNKNTFVAFRAAISLGKVKDAMDPSAGSQKAMELLKKSEESETRLFVRNNMLLALGFSGDASAGELARKVLLDKKKEIALRRCYAALTIGYLPVNNSDSTKTLKDILADREDDHEVRCCAALALGNLKDASAIALLGKMLNQAEGGKKEHPAVRAYAALALGRIATKEAITELQKSSPTAEKESDVRTAVVIALGMTGAPEAGDSVAAFLRDRYPVVRGYAALALAQVKSPKSYEIISELFRKEKSVEADGLMALALGLSCHDKAKADLRKILENKKARSPLFKASAAIGLGLLKDSEAVPIIVSILSDEKQQNDTLLTPYLILALGMIKDPKGVEILQKMWEKLPDRSNTYPYHSNLAIALTMLGKKKDIVMPALLKQASQTRDQLLRSYALHSLGLLGDRESAKVFINAASDKDNTFVMYTTMSAIGFLMDKNQLNPLSKVTGNLVDVSSVIMDHIGGIPVW